The following coding sequences lie in one Mycobacterium sp. DL440 genomic window:
- a CDS encoding F0F1 ATP synthase subunit B: MGELSATILAASQAAEEGGGGQSNFLVPNGTFFAVLIIFLITLGVIAKWVVPPVGKVLAEREAMLAKTTADNRKSAEQVAAAQADYDEAMAGARTQASAIRDEARAAGREVVDAKRAEANTEVAEAVSQADEQLAAQGAGVRSGLESSVDGLSQILADRILGIDVKSGGTQ, from the coding sequence ATGGGTGAACTGAGCGCAACGATCCTGGCTGCAAGCCAGGCAGCGGAAGAAGGCGGTGGGGGCCAGAGCAACTTCCTGGTTCCCAACGGCACCTTCTTCGCCGTGCTGATCATTTTCCTGATCACGCTCGGTGTGATCGCGAAATGGGTTGTGCCACCGGTCGGCAAGGTGCTGGCAGAGCGCGAAGCGATGCTGGCCAAGACCACCGCCGACAATCGGAAGTCAGCCGAACAGGTGGCCGCGGCACAGGCCGACTATGACGAGGCGATGGCCGGGGCGCGTACCCAGGCATCTGCAATCCGTGACGAGGCCCGCGCAGCGGGCCGCGAAGTGGTCGATGCCAAGCGTGCCGAAGCCAACACCGAAGTGGCCGAAGCCGTGAGCCAGGCCGATGAGCAGCTTGCTGCCCAGGGTGCCGGAGTGCGGTCGGGTCTGGAGTCGTCGGTGGACGGGCTCTCGCAGATCCTGGCCGACCGAATTTTGGGCATCGACGTGAAATCAGGTGGGACGCAGTAG
- a CDS encoding F0F1 ATP synthase subunit B/delta has translation MSIFIGQLIGFAVIAYIIIKWVVPPVRSLMQKQQDAVRVALAESADAAKKLADADEMHAKALADAKAESTKVTDEASHDSERIAAQLAEQAGTDAERIKAQGVQQVQLMRQQLIRQLRTGLGSESVAKADALVRAHVADPAAQAATVDRFLAELDQMAPSAVVIDTAATAKLRAASRESLAAVVGKFDSVAGGLDADGLTTLAEELTSVAKLLLSESTLNRHLAQPADETAAKAELVDRLLSGKVGNTTLDVLRTAVSQRWSTESNLVDAIEHTARLALLKRAETAGEVDEVEDQLFRFGRLLDAEPKLSALLSDYTTPVDGRVALLDKVLGGNASGNGTAAALLAQTVGLLRGERADEAVIDLAELAVARRGEVVAHVTAAADLTDAQRTRLSEVLTRIYGHPVSVQLHVDPELLGGLSITVGDEVIDGSISSRLAAAASQLPD, from the coding sequence ATGTCGATATTTATCGGGCAGCTGATCGGCTTTGCCGTCATCGCCTACATCATCATCAAGTGGGTGGTGCCGCCGGTGCGGAGCCTGATGCAGAAGCAGCAGGATGCCGTGCGGGTCGCGCTCGCCGAGAGTGCGGATGCGGCGAAGAAGCTCGCCGATGCCGATGAGATGCACGCCAAGGCACTCGCGGACGCCAAGGCTGAATCGACCAAGGTGACCGACGAGGCCTCGCATGACTCCGAGCGGATCGCCGCTCAGCTGGCCGAGCAGGCCGGCACGGATGCCGAGCGGATCAAGGCGCAGGGTGTTCAGCAGGTACAGCTGATGCGCCAGCAGCTCATCCGTCAGCTGCGGACTGGTCTCGGATCAGAGTCGGTGGCCAAGGCCGACGCTCTGGTGCGGGCACATGTCGCCGACCCGGCCGCGCAGGCCGCCACGGTCGACCGGTTTCTCGCCGAGCTCGACCAGATGGCGCCGTCGGCAGTGGTGATCGACACCGCCGCCACGGCGAAGCTGCGTGCGGCGAGTCGCGAGTCGCTGGCTGCCGTGGTTGGAAAGTTCGACTCTGTCGCGGGCGGTCTGGACGCCGATGGGCTGACCACGCTGGCTGAGGAGCTGACCTCGGTCGCCAAGCTGCTGCTGTCGGAGTCGACGCTGAACCGGCACCTGGCCCAGCCGGCCGACGAGACTGCCGCCAAGGCCGAACTGGTCGACCGTCTGCTGTCTGGCAAGGTCGGCAACACCACACTGGACGTGCTGCGGACTGCCGTCTCGCAGCGCTGGTCGACCGAATCGAACCTGGTCGACGCCATTGAACACACCGCACGTCTGGCCCTGCTCAAGCGCGCCGAGACCGCCGGTGAGGTGGACGAAGTGGAGGACCAACTGTTCCGGTTCGGTCGCCTGCTCGACGCCGAGCCCAAACTCTCGGCCTTGCTGAGTGACTACACCACCCCGGTTGACGGTCGAGTCGCCTTGCTGGACAAGGTTCTCGGCGGTAACGCGAGTGGAAACGGGACGGCAGCGGCGCTGCTGGCCCAGACTGTGGGACTGCTGCGCGGTGAGCGTGCCGACGAGGCCGTCATTGACCTGGCCGAGCTCGCAGTCGCCCGTCGCGGTGAAGTGGTCGCTCACGTGACCGCCGCGGCTGACCTGACCGATGCCCAGCGGACCCGGCTGTCGGAGGTGCTCACCCGCATCTACGGACACCCGGTGTCAGTGCAGTTGCATGTCGACCCGGAACTGCTCGGTGGCCTGTCGATCACCGTCGGTGACGAAGTGATCGACGGCTCGATCTCGTCCCGATTGGCCGCAGCGGCCAGCCAGCTGCCGGACTAA
- the prmC gene encoding peptide chain release factor N(5)-glutamine methyltransferase translates to MTPVRQAIEAATARLAAAGVASPRIDAELLAAHVAGVDRGRLAFLDDAGEQFEQTYDELVAARSRRIPLQHLTGTAPFGPLTLTVGPGVFIPRPETEALLEWALKTGPGQRPSHQPLIVDLCTGSGALALALAAQWPDARVLAVENSPAALEFARRNAAGTRVEVLAADVTTPGLLPELDDQVDLLVSNPPYIPEAAVLEPEVAEHDPAPALFGGPDGMSVIRPIVTLAARWLRAGASCAVEHDDTTSELSAGAFVRDGHFTEVTARRDLAGRPRFVTATRIGRS, encoded by the coding sequence ATGACCCCCGTGCGGCAGGCGATCGAGGCCGCAACGGCACGGCTGGCCGCCGCCGGCGTCGCCTCCCCGCGCATCGACGCCGAGCTGCTGGCCGCGCACGTGGCGGGTGTCGATCGTGGGCGACTGGCGTTTCTCGACGACGCCGGTGAGCAGTTCGAACAGACCTACGACGAACTCGTCGCCGCCCGGTCCCGCCGGATTCCCCTGCAACATCTGACCGGCACCGCACCGTTCGGTCCGCTGACGCTCACGGTCGGTCCCGGTGTGTTCATACCGCGGCCGGAGACCGAGGCGCTGCTCGAGTGGGCCTTGAAAACAGGTCCAGGCCAACGTCCTTCGCATCAACCACTGATCGTCGATCTCTGCACGGGCTCGGGTGCGCTGGCGCTGGCGCTGGCTGCGCAGTGGCCCGATGCGCGCGTGCTGGCCGTCGAGAACTCACCCGCGGCCCTGGAGTTCGCGCGCCGCAACGCCGCGGGGACGCGCGTCGAGGTCCTGGCCGCCGATGTCACCACGCCCGGTCTGCTGCCCGAACTCGATGACCAGGTGGACCTGCTGGTGTCCAATCCGCCGTACATCCCCGAGGCCGCGGTCCTGGAACCCGAAGTGGCCGAACATGATCCCGCGCCTGCGTTGTTCGGCGGACCCGACGGCATGTCGGTGATCCGGCCGATCGTCACCCTCGCCGCCCGGTGGTTGCGCGCCGGTGCGTCCTGCGCCGTCGAGCACGACGACACCACCTCCGAGCTGTCGGCCGGGGCCTTCGTCCGTGACGGGCACTTCACCGAGGTCACCGCACGCCGTGACCTGGCCGGACGACCCCGCTTTGTGACGGCGACCCGGATTGGGAGAAGCTGA
- a CDS encoding L-threonylcarbamoyladenylate synthase translates to MTIFDCTDAEQRATGIASAISAVKGGRLVVMPTDTVYGIGADAFDREAVGSLLAAKGRGRNMPVGVFVGSWNTIDGLVYSVPPAARELIRAFWPGALSLVVTQAPSLQWDLGDANGSVMLRMPMHPVAIELLREVGPMAQSSANVSGQPAATTAAAAHEQLGDKVEVYLDGGPAEQQAASTIVDLTGVHPRILRTGPISAADIARVVGVETSTLTTTPTE, encoded by the coding sequence ATGACCATCTTCGATTGCACCGATGCCGAGCAGCGTGCGACCGGTATCGCCTCGGCGATCAGCGCGGTCAAGGGCGGCCGGCTGGTGGTGATGCCGACCGACACCGTCTACGGGATCGGGGCGGATGCCTTCGATCGGGAGGCCGTCGGCAGTCTGCTCGCCGCCAAGGGGCGTGGCCGCAACATGCCGGTCGGTGTGTTCGTCGGTTCGTGGAACACCATCGACGGTCTGGTCTATTCGGTGCCGCCGGCTGCTCGCGAATTGATCCGCGCATTCTGGCCGGGTGCGCTGAGCTTGGTGGTCACACAAGCGCCGTCACTGCAGTGGGACCTAGGGGACGCCAACGGCAGCGTCATGCTCCGGATGCCGATGCACCCGGTGGCCATCGAGCTGCTGCGGGAAGTCGGCCCGATGGCCCAGTCCAGTGCGAACGTCTCGGGCCAGCCGGCCGCGACGACCGCAGCTGCGGCCCACGAGCAACTCGGCGACAAGGTCGAGGTCTATCTCGACGGTGGGCCGGCCGAACAACAGGCCGCGTCCACGATCGTCGACCTCACCGGCGTCCACCCCCGCATCCTGCGGACCGGCCCGATCAGCGCGGCGGACATCGCCAGGGTCGTGGGCGTGGAAACGTCCACGCTCACAACAACACCTACGGAGTGA
- a CDS encoding ATP synthase subunit I has product MTTPAQNAPLVFPSVAFRPLRLLIVCVVLTALAVLAAGFTGHIFFGVFFGVGLVLGLVNALLVRRAVESITAEDHPLKKKMAVNSATRLLIITAIALAIAFVFKPSGIAVLFGLAIFQALLVMSTSIPVLRKIRSNGLDVLDTESKG; this is encoded by the coding sequence GTGACGACACCAGCGCAGAACGCGCCGTTGGTGTTCCCATCGGTGGCCTTCCGGCCGCTGCGTCTCCTGATTGTTTGCGTAGTACTGACCGCGCTGGCCGTATTGGCCGCCGGATTCACCGGGCACATCTTCTTCGGAGTCTTCTTCGGTGTCGGCCTGGTCCTCGGTTTGGTCAACGCCTTGCTGGTGCGTCGCGCCGTCGAATCGATCACGGCCGAGGACCACCCGCTCAAGAAGAAAATGGCCGTGAACTCCGCGACGCGGCTGCTGATCATCACCGCGATCGCACTCGCCATCGCGTTTGTCTTCAAGCCCAGCGGCATCGCGGTGCTGTTCGGGTTGGCGATTTTCCAGGCCCTGCTGGTGATGAGCACCAGCATCCCCGTGCTGCGGAAGATCCGCTCTAACGGCCTGGATGTCTTGGATACGGAATCGAAGGGTTGA
- a CDS encoding F0F1 ATP synthase subunit C, producing MELDPNALITAGALIGGGLIMGGGAIGAGIGDGIAGNALISGIARQPEAQGRLFTPFFITVGLVEAAYFINLAFMALFVFATPGLQ from the coding sequence ATGGAACTCGACCCCAACGCCCTCATCACGGCCGGCGCGCTGATCGGTGGCGGTTTGATCATGGGTGGCGGCGCCATCGGCGCTGGTATCGGTGACGGTATCGCGGGTAACGCGCTGATCTCCGGCATCGCCCGGCAGCCCGAGGCCCAGGGCCGGCTCTTCACCCCGTTCTTCATCACCGTCGGTCTGGTGGAGGCCGCGTACTTCATCAACCTGGCCTTCATGGCGCTGTTCGTCTTCGCCACTCCGGGCCTGCAGTAG
- the atpA gene encoding F0F1 ATP synthase subunit alpha translates to MAELTISAADIEGAIEDYVSSFSADTEREEIGTVVDAGDGIAHVEGLPSVMTQELLEFPGGVLGVALNLDEHSVGAVILGEFEKIEEGQQVKRTGEVLSVPVGDAFLGRVVNPLGQPIDGQGDIESETRRALELQAPSVVQRQGVSEPLQTGIKAIDAMTPIGRGQRQLIIGDRKTGKTAVCVDTILNQREAWETGDPKQQVRCVYVAIGQKGTTIASVKRALEEGGAMEYTTIVAAPASDPAGFKWLAPYTGSAIGQHWMYDGKHVLIVFDDLSKQADAYRAISLLLRRPPGREAFPGDVFYLHSRLLERCAKLSDELGGGSMTGLPIIETKANDISAFIPTNVISITDGQCFLESDLFNQGVRPAVNVGVSVSRVGGAAQIKAMKEVAGSLRLDLSQYRELEAFAAFASDLDAASKAQLDRGVRLVELLKQAQYSPLAVEDQVVSIFLGTQGHLDSVPAEDVTRFVDELLEHVKASHSDILKGIKETKKLSEENEEKLVSVINEFKKGFAATDGSSVVVKEADADALDPADLEKESVKVRKPAPKKA, encoded by the coding sequence ATGGCAGAGTTGACAATCTCGGCTGCTGATATCGAAGGTGCCATCGAGGACTACGTATCCTCGTTTTCCGCCGACACCGAGCGTGAAGAGATCGGCACCGTCGTCGACGCCGGCGACGGCATCGCTCACGTCGAGGGCCTGCCCTCGGTCATGACCCAGGAGCTCCTCGAGTTCCCGGGCGGTGTGTTGGGTGTGGCGCTCAACCTCGACGAGCACAGCGTCGGCGCCGTCATCCTGGGTGAGTTCGAGAAGATCGAAGAGGGCCAGCAGGTCAAGCGCACCGGCGAGGTGCTCTCGGTGCCGGTCGGCGACGCGTTCCTCGGTCGCGTCGTCAACCCGCTCGGTCAGCCGATCGACGGCCAGGGCGACATCGAGTCCGAGACCCGGCGCGCACTCGAGCTGCAGGCCCCGTCGGTGGTGCAGCGCCAGGGCGTGTCCGAGCCGCTGCAGACCGGTATCAAGGCCATCGACGCCATGACCCCGATCGGCCGTGGCCAGCGCCAGCTGATCATCGGTGACCGCAAGACCGGCAAGACCGCGGTCTGCGTCGACACCATCCTCAACCAGCGTGAGGCCTGGGAGACCGGCGACCCCAAGCAGCAGGTGCGCTGCGTGTACGTCGCCATCGGCCAGAAGGGCACCACCATCGCCAGCGTGAAGCGGGCGCTGGAAGAGGGCGGCGCGATGGAGTACACCACCATCGTCGCGGCCCCCGCCTCCGATCCGGCCGGCTTCAAGTGGCTGGCGCCGTACACCGGCTCGGCCATCGGCCAGCACTGGATGTACGACGGCAAGCATGTGCTGATCGTCTTCGACGACCTCTCCAAGCAGGCCGACGCCTACCGCGCCATCTCGCTGTTGCTGCGCCGCCCGCCGGGCCGCGAGGCATTCCCCGGCGACGTCTTCTACCTTCACTCCCGGCTGCTGGAGCGTTGCGCCAAGCTGTCCGATGAACTCGGTGGTGGTTCGATGACGGGTCTGCCGATCATCGAGACCAAGGCCAACGACATCTCGGCGTTCATCCCGACCAACGTCATCTCGATCACCGACGGTCAGTGCTTCCTGGAGTCCGACCTGTTCAACCAGGGTGTGCGACCGGCCGTCAACGTCGGTGTGTCGGTGTCCCGCGTCGGTGGCGCCGCTCAGATCAAGGCGATGAAGGAAGTAGCAGGAAGTCTCCGCTTGGATCTGTCGCAGTACCGCGAGCTGGAGGCCTTCGCGGCCTTCGCCTCGGATCTGGACGCGGCCTCCAAGGCTCAGCTGGACCGTGGTGTCCGCCTGGTCGAGCTGCTCAAGCAGGCGCAGTACAGCCCGCTGGCGGTCGAGGATCAGGTCGTCTCGATCTTCCTCGGTACCCAGGGTCACCTGGATTCGGTTCCGGCCGAGGACGTCACGCGCTTCGTCGACGAGCTGCTGGAGCATGTCAAGGCCAGCCACTCCGACATCCTCAAGGGCATCAAGGAGACCAAGAAGCTCTCCGAGGAGAACGAGGAGAAGTTGGTCTCGGTCATCAACGAGTTCAAGAAGGGCTTCGCCGCCACCGACGGCAGCTCCGTGGTCGTGAAGGAGGCCGATGCCGACGCACTCGACCCCGCGGACCTGGAGAAGGAATCGGTCAAGGTTCGCAAGCCGGCACCGAAGAAGGCCTAG
- the atpB gene encoding F0F1 ATP synthase subunit A translates to MTQTTTVLAAEEGGAAIHVGHHTMVFELFGMTFNGDTILATAVTAVIVIALAFVLRAKVTSTGVPGGVQLFWEALTIQMRQQIEGSIGMKVAPFVLPLSVTIFVFILISNWLAVLPLQYGGADGAAAEWYKPPASDINFVLALALFVFLAYHAAGIWRRGIIGHPVKVIKGHVAFLAPINIVEEIAKPISLALRLFGNIFAGGILVALIAMFPWYIQWAPNAIWKTFDLFVGLIQAFIFSLLTILYFSQSMELDHEDGHAH, encoded by the coding sequence ATGACTCAGACGACGACCGTGCTCGCTGCCGAAGAGGGTGGCGCCGCCATCCACGTCGGCCACCACACGATGGTGTTCGAGCTGTTCGGGATGACGTTCAACGGTGACACCATCCTGGCCACCGCGGTCACCGCGGTGATCGTGATCGCCCTGGCGTTCGTCCTGCGGGCCAAGGTCACCTCGACCGGCGTGCCGGGCGGTGTGCAGCTGTTCTGGGAGGCGTTGACCATCCAGATGCGTCAGCAGATCGAGGGCTCGATCGGTATGAAGGTCGCCCCCTTCGTGCTGCCGCTGTCGGTGACGATCTTCGTCTTCATCCTGATCTCCAACTGGCTGGCGGTGCTGCCGCTGCAGTACGGAGGAGCGGACGGCGCCGCCGCCGAGTGGTACAAGCCGCCGGCCTCCGACATCAACTTCGTGCTGGCCCTGGCCCTGTTCGTGTTCCTCGCCTACCACGCCGCCGGTATCTGGCGTCGTGGCATCATCGGGCACCCGGTCAAGGTGATCAAGGGCCACGTCGCGTTCCTGGCGCCGATCAACATCGTCGAAGAGATCGCCAAGCCGATCTCGCTGGCCCTCCGACTTTTCGGCAACATCTTCGCCGGCGGCATCCTGGTTGCGCTGATCGCGATGTTCCCCTGGTACATCCAGTGGGCGCCGAACGCGATCTGGAAGACCTTCGACCTGTTCGTCGGCCTGATCCAGGCATTCATCTTCTCGCTGTTGACGATCCTGTACTTCAGCCAGTCGATGGAGCTGGACCACGAAGACGGCCATGCGCACTGA
- a CDS encoding glycosyltransferase family 4 protein produces MQYGSSVMSAGDAVLPAVNSGLLALSDRGAGVPLRELALVGLTAAIITYFATGWVRVLAIRIGAVAYPRERDVHVQPIPRMGGLAMYIGVAAAVLLASQLPALTRGFVYSTGMPAVVVAGGLIMAIGLIDDRWGLDALTKFAGQITAASVLVTMGVAWSVLYIPIGGVGTIVLDQVSSILLTLALTVSIVNAMNFVDGLDGLAAGLGLITALAICIFSVGLLRDHGGDVLFYPPAVISVVLAGACLGFLPHNFHRAKIFMGDSGSMLIGLMLGAASTTAAGPISQNAYGARDVFALMSPFLLVIAVMLVPALDTLLAIVRRTRAGRSPLSPDKMHLHHRLLQIGHSHRRAVLLIYLWVGIIAFGAAATIFFDPRYTGAVVAAAILVAIVVTLIPLLQRGNEGSADEHEGEYDKK; encoded by the coding sequence CTGCAGTACGGTTCATCGGTGATGTCGGCCGGTGACGCAGTGCTTCCCGCGGTCAATTCCGGGCTTCTCGCTCTGTCGGACCGGGGCGCCGGTGTTCCGCTGCGTGAACTCGCGCTTGTCGGGCTGACCGCCGCCATCATCACGTATTTCGCCACCGGCTGGGTGCGCGTGCTCGCCATCCGGATCGGAGCCGTCGCCTATCCGCGCGAACGTGATGTCCACGTACAACCGATACCGCGGATGGGCGGGTTGGCGATGTACATCGGGGTGGCCGCTGCGGTGCTGCTGGCCTCCCAACTGCCCGCACTCACCCGGGGTTTCGTCTACTCCACCGGTATGCCGGCAGTGGTGGTGGCGGGCGGGCTGATCATGGCCATCGGGTTGATCGACGACCGTTGGGGCCTGGACGCCCTGACCAAGTTCGCCGGGCAGATCACCGCGGCCAGCGTGCTGGTCACCATGGGTGTGGCCTGGAGCGTGCTCTACATCCCGATCGGGGGAGTGGGCACCATCGTGCTCGACCAGGTGTCGTCGATCCTGTTGACGCTCGCGCTGACGGTGTCGATCGTCAACGCGATGAACTTCGTCGATGGGCTGGACGGTCTGGCCGCCGGCCTGGGGCTGATCACGGCGCTGGCGATCTGCATCTTCTCGGTCGGGCTGTTGCGCGATCACGGTGGCGACGTGCTGTTCTACCCGCCCGCGGTGATCTCGGTGGTTCTGGCCGGCGCCTGTCTGGGCTTCCTGCCGCACAATTTTCACCGGGCCAAGATCTTCATGGGCGACTCCGGTTCGATGCTGATCGGCCTGATGTTGGGTGCGGCGTCGACCACGGCCGCCGGGCCGATCTCGCAGAACGCCTACGGTGCCCGCGACGTTTTCGCGCTGATGTCGCCGTTCCTACTGGTGATCGCCGTGATGCTGGTGCCTGCCCTGGATACGTTGCTGGCCATCGTGCGGCGGACCCGGGCCGGCCGGAGTCCGCTCAGCCCCGACAAGATGCATCTGCACCATCGGCTGCTGCAGATCGGGCACTCACATCGCCGAGCGGTCCTGCTGATCTACCTATGGGTTGGCATTATCGCCTTCGGTGCTGCGGCGACCATTTTCTTCGATCCGCGCTACACCGGAGCGGTGGTCGCGGCGGCCATTCTGGTGGCGATCGTGGTGACGCTGATACCGCTGTTGCAACGCGGAAATGAAGGGTCCGCCGACGAGCACGAAGGGGAGTACGACAAAAAGTAG
- a CDS encoding F0F1 ATP synthase subunit gamma encodes MAATLRELRGRIRSASSIKKITKAQELIATSRIAKAQARVDAARPYSTEITNMLTELAGASALDHPLLVQRENPKRAGVLVVSSDRGLCGGYNANVLRRAEELFSLLRDEGKTPVLYVVGRKALGYYSFRQRTVVESWTGFSERPEYTNAKEIADTLVTAFMSGADDDGDDAGADGILGVDELHIVSTEFRSMLSQTAVAHRIAPLVVEYVGEVETGPHTLYSFEPNAEDLFDALLPRYIATRVYAALLEAAASESASRRRAMKSATDNADDLIKALTLAANRERQAQITQEISEIVGGANALADAR; translated from the coding sequence ATGGCAGCCACACTTCGCGAGCTTCGCGGGCGCATCCGCTCCGCCTCGTCGATCAAGAAGATCACGAAGGCACAGGAGCTGATCGCCACATCGCGGATCGCCAAGGCACAGGCCCGGGTTGATGCGGCCCGGCCCTACTCCACCGAGATCACCAACATGCTCACCGAGCTTGCGGGTGCCAGCGCCCTGGATCACCCGTTGCTCGTTCAGCGGGAGAACCCCAAACGGGCCGGTGTGCTCGTGGTGTCCTCGGACCGCGGTCTCTGCGGCGGTTACAACGCCAACGTGCTGCGCCGGGCCGAAGAACTGTTCTCGCTGCTGCGGGACGAGGGCAAGACCCCGGTGCTCTACGTCGTCGGCCGAAAGGCCTTGGGCTACTACAGCTTCCGTCAGCGCACCGTCGTCGAGTCCTGGACCGGCTTCTCGGAGCGTCCGGAGTACACCAACGCCAAGGAGATCGCCGACACCCTGGTGACGGCGTTCATGTCCGGCGCTGACGATGACGGCGATGATGCGGGGGCCGACGGCATTCTGGGCGTCGACGAACTGCACATCGTCTCTACCGAGTTCCGGTCGATGCTCTCGCAGACCGCCGTGGCGCATCGGATTGCGCCGCTGGTCGTCGAGTACGTCGGTGAGGTGGAAACCGGTCCGCACACGCTCTACTCGTTCGAGCCGAATGCCGAGGATCTTTTTGATGCGCTACTCCCTCGTTATATAGCCACCCGCGTGTACGCGGCGCTGCTGGAGGCGGCGGCCTCGGAGTCGGCTTCGCGCCGGCGCGCCATGAAGTCGGCCACCGACAACGCCGACGATCTGATCAAGGCACTCACGCTGGCGGCCAACCGCGAACGTCAGGCGCAGATCACCCAGGAAATCAGCGAGATCGTGGGCGGCGCGAACGCGCTGGCCGACGCGCGCTAG